The Candidatus Woesearchaeota archaeon region AGACTGGCAATTTGAGTGTCTTGCGTACTGCACGATCTTTTGTATCGACAAAAAGGGTAACATATTGCGGTCGGCGCCAGTCACGCGTCAGATTGAGGTCTTTGAGAAGAATCTTGATTTTTTCAGTGCTCCCGCCTTTAATGATGAGGCCGGTACGGGTTTGCGGCTCGGTGAGCATGCTCCATTCAACGCCTTCAAGGTCGTTGACAACGGTGAACACCTCATACGGCACTCCCTTATTGGCAATGGCGAGCTGGAATTCCGCCCATTCTCCCGGACCAACTTTGTTTTTGAGAACGGTGAAATCAACGCGTACATCATCAGGAAGAAGAGCTGCTGCCGGAAAAGCGAGGAGCGAAAGCGAGATACAAAAAAAGATACAAAAAACTACTGTCCCTGCAACCGTACGAACCATTCTGTCCACCACCTATCTTCCCCTTTGTCAAGTGAGAAATCACCGCGATATATAAAGATTGTTGTGAGGCAAAATGACGAAAAAAAGGAAGAAAAAAGAACAAAAGAAACGAGAAAAAAAGAAATAAGAAGAAAAAAAGAAAAAACTCATGCCGCTGCAACGCAGCCAACAACAAACCACACCACTGGACACCCTTTTCTTGAGTATTGTTCACGGTATGCCGGAAACTTTCCGACTTGTAATCACGTTGCACCATTGTTTTTCTCCGGAAAATTTCCGGCAGTTCCCCGCCTTCACTGGACACTGGACATCCGCGCGTGAGGTTTATATAGTACCGCTCCTTAAACAACTTAATGGGTCAAAAAAATGCGTTGGTGGCATGATGAATAAAGAACGTTCAATCAAACTGTTTGAAAACAAGAAAGTGAGGGTTCAGTGGGTTGAGGAAGCCCAAAAGTGGTACTTTTCGGTAGTTGATGTTGTGGAGGTCTTAACAGATAGCGAGAATCCGCAAACTTATTGGCGCGTATTAAAAATGAGGCTTAAAGATGAAGGAAATGAAACCGTTACAAATTGTAACGCTTTCAAAATGATTGCTCCTGATGGTAAAATGAGGTTAACAGATGTTGCAGATACTGAACAATTATTAAGATTAATCCAATCAATACCTTCAAAGAAAGCAGAACCATTCAAGGTATGGCTAGCAAAAGTAGGATACCAAAGGATTGAAGAGACAGAAGACCCTGAGCTTGCGTTTGATAGAGCTATGAAAACGTATCTTCAAAAAGGATATTCTAAAGAGTGGGTTAATCAGCGGCTTAAAACAATCGAAGTGCGAAAAGAGCTGACCAACGAATGGAATAGAGCAGGGATAGATAAAGAGTCTGACTTTGGCATACTCACCAACGAGATTACAAAAGCATGGTCTGGAAAAACAGTATCTGAATATAAACAGCTGAAGAGCCTGAAAAAAGAAAATCTCAGGGATAACATGACGAATCTTGAACTGGTTCTCAATATGCTTGCGGAAGCTACAACGACAGAACTGTCTAAAAAACAGAATCCAAAAGAGTTCCATGAAAGCAAGAAAATTGCAGTACAGGGCGGAACAGTGGCGGGAAATACCCGGAAAGATATTGAAAAACAGTTAGGTGAGGGCATAGTCACTCCAAAAAACGCAAAGGATACTCTGTTAGAATTGTCAAATAAAAAGAATAATCTGATAGAAAAGAGAAAATAAAAAACAACAAAAAAAGAAATAAAAATTTAAAATTTATCCAATCACTGCTTCGAAGACCGGCGCGCGGTTGACATCTTTTACTTCGATGTCGACTGCTGTTGTTGCCTGAAGCTCACCGTCAGATGCCGTTATGGTCACGCGGTAGTTTCCTGCGTCATCAAAGCCCGTTGTCTTGCGCGGTTCAGTCATCCAGCCGGAGAACGTCAGTTGTACGTTTGCTCCTTCAGAATCCTTGACTCGTGGAGCAAGGTTAACCGTGTCGCCTTCATTGACTACAATTTTCTGCAGTGGCTCAATGGTCGGCGAGCGGTTCTTGTGCGTTACCCGAACGGTGATGGTCTTGACGGTTTTTGTCTTGCCGTCTGATACCGTAACGTCTATCTTGTACACGCCTTCATCACCAACTTTGGTTTGCCAGCGGCCGTTTTGGTCAAGTGGCTTGCCGTAGGTGTAGGTCAGCTTGTCGCCGTCCGGATCATAGGCCTTGAGCTTGAGCTCAACAACACCACCTTCAAGAACTGTAAGGTCACTGGTGACCTCTTTCTGGATACGTTGTTTTTGCGTTTCAGCGAGTTCAGCTTTTGCTTCTCCAGTAGGTTGTCCTTCTGGTGACTTGGCTGATTCTTCTGGCCGCGCTTCTCCTGGTTCAGCGTCGCTTTCTGCTTCATCAAGGATGTCAGATAATCCTTGTTCGCCGATAGCGCCTGCATCTTTTTGGTCTTCTTTTTGGAGTTCTTCGCCTTGCGTTGTCTTTTCGTCACTGGAGCCTGTATTGTAACAGCCTGCCAGCAGGACCATAATGAGCACGCAACTAAAGAATGGTGTCCACCTCATGTCTAACGCCCCCGTTTTTTTTTAACTGATTATCTCCTCTTTTTTAAGCAGTATCATACCATATTACTACCTATCTGGCCAAACATCTGCTGTTATTTAAAGTTTTAGGTGGTTTAAAATAGATGATTCTATAGAAATATTTTTATACTAGTTTGCCCAAAATAGCTGTATCCCCAAAAAACAAGCGTGTTGGGGGGATAATAGATAAAAAAGAGGTGCATTCCATGGCATTTGTTGGAAATGTGGGCACTGCCCTGAAAACTCTTCTTAATAATTCAATATTGGCGCTCCCGGGAATTGTTGCGGCCGTTATTATTCTGGTCCTGGGCTATATTATTGCAGCGCTCATTGGTTGGGTCGTAACTGAATTTCTTGACCGCATCCGGCTTGACCGGCGCGTGCAGAGCGTCTGCAAGAGTGAAGTCATCAGGAATGCAGAGCTGTCTGACTTTGTCGGCACCATTGTAAAATGGTACATCTTCCTGCTGTTCCTCGGCCAAGCCGTTGAACTGGTAGACCTGGGTGTATTGACCGGCTTCCTTACCTTGGTGGTAGGATGGCTGCCTAACTTGATTGTTGCGGTGATATTGATTATCCTTGCACTGATCTTGGGAGACTATGTCGCGGCAAAGATTATCCAGACCAAAATTAAAGGAGCAAAGCCCGTCAGCCAACTGTTGTACTTTTCGATTCTGACGCTGGTTGGTGTGATTTCGCTGAAGCAGATTGGCATTGATGTGTCCATCTTGGAAAACATCATCCTTGCTGTGGTCGGCGCACTCGCAATTGGTATCGGCCTTGCACTTGGTATCAGCCTTGGTCTCGGACTGAAGGATGACGCCAAGAAGTTCTTGAAGGACATCAACAAGTAAATAAATACATTTTTATTTTCTCTTTTTTTCTCATTCTCTATGGGGCTTCAGCTTGTTCAGCAGACCTTTGTATTTCTTGATGGCATCAGCAGGCGAAAGGAACAGGCACTCTGGAGGGGAGGAATACACGACTGGAACGAATTTATTCGTGCAGAACGCATCGCAGGCATTTCTCCGGAACGCAAGAGCTACTATGACCGGCAGCTACGCAAGGCACAGGAAGCGCTGACAGCGGATGATTCGACGTATTTCTGCCGATTTCCCAGCAAGGAACAATGGCGGCTGTATGAACAATTCAAAGATGAGGCAGGGTATGTCGATGTGGAGGTGGATTCGAGGGGGAAGATTATCGTTATCGGCATTTCAGATTATTACACCACCCACACGTTTGTCCGGGGAATTAATTTGGAAAAAACAGCCATTGAAAAAGAGCTTGAAAAGTACAAAATTATGGTGACATTCAATGGCCGCAGCTTTGACGCGCCGAAACTGAAAAAAGAATTCGGCATTGAAATCAGGGTGCCGCATATTGACCTGAAGCCGCTCTGCATAAAACTGGGCATGAAAGGAGGACTGAAAGAAGTGGAAAAACAGCTGAATCTGCAGCGCCCTCCCCACCTTCACGGCAATCCGGTTGACTTGTGGAAGGCGTTCCACGCCTCCGGCGACAGGGAGTGGCTGGACTTGCTGATTGCGTACAACAGCGAAGATATTGAAAATTTGAAATGGATTATGGATCACTGTTATAAAGAGATGGAGAAAGGATTACGACAGCCAGTATAGGAATTAATGTGTAGTTGGTCACGTGTCGTGTGTGTTTTTGCGTCAACCACCATCACGAACGGGAACGGCAAGAGACGAACTGTTAAGGAAATAAAGCGATGCAGCCGCACCAGTAATTATTCAATCTGAGGCGAAAACGTGGCGCCACGTTTTCGCCGCGCGGGAAAAATAGAAAGTGCGAACCACGGTTTTTCCTTGCCCTGTTCTTGCATGTCTTGCAAAATCCGTTTCGTGATGGCTGAATTGTCTCA contains the following coding sequences:
- a CDS encoding BRO family protein translates to MNKERSIKLFENKKVRVQWVEEAQKWYFSVVDVVEVLTDSENPQTYWRVLKMRLKDEGNETVTNCNAFKMIAPDGKMRLTDVADTEQLLRLIQSIPSKKAEPFKVWLAKVGYQRIEETEDPELAFDRAMKTYLQKGYSKEWVNQRLKTIEVRKELTNEWNRAGIDKESDFGILTNEITKAWSGKTVSEYKQLKSLKKENLRDNMTNLELVLNMLAEATTTELSKKQNPKEFHESKKIAVQGGTVAGNTRKDIEKQLGEGIVTPKNAKDTLLELSNKKNNLIEKRK
- a CDS encoding ribonuclease H-like domain-containing protein, which codes for MGLQLVQQTFVFLDGISRRKEQALWRGGIHDWNEFIRAERIAGISPERKSYYDRQLRKAQEALTADDSTYFCRFPSKEQWRLYEQFKDEAGYVDVEVDSRGKIIVIGISDYYTTHTFVRGINLEKTAIEKELEKYKIMVTFNGRSFDAPKLKKEFGIEIRVPHIDLKPLCIKLGMKGGLKEVEKQLNLQRPPHLHGNPVDLWKAFHASGDREWLDLLIAYNSEDIENLKWIMDHCYKEMEKGLRQPV